From the Anaerolineales bacterium genome, one window contains:
- a CDS encoding mechanosensitive ion channel family protein, with amino-acid sequence MNLSNLSFDEWINKIVDFLPRLGLSLLVLLIAYWIARVLKRHVRRAMKRRKLDQELIVLLEMLTQWGTLTLGIVLAVEQIAPGRFSSLIAGLGVAGITIGFALQDVAKNFIAGLLLLIQQPFEIGDNIEVVSYGGTVLEISLRSTTLRTWDGRHVIIPNAEVYLNPIINFSAAPRRRIEFTVGVAPDSDLSKVTRVALETLTENVAGILQEPAPQIVFSNFGDFTIDFTAYYWIDTGEAGVLKAKNEGVMAIQRAFEQEKIEMPFPTYVTITPKG; translated from the coding sequence ATGAATCTGTCCAATCTGAGCTTCGATGAATGGATCAACAAGATCGTGGACTTCCTGCCACGACTAGGCTTGTCCCTGCTCGTCCTGCTTATTGCCTACTGGATTGCCAGAGTCCTGAAAAGACACGTTCGCCGGGCCATGAAACGCCGCAAGCTCGACCAGGAGCTTATTGTACTCCTGGAAATGCTCACGCAGTGGGGCACACTCACGCTCGGGATCGTACTGGCTGTGGAGCAAATCGCTCCCGGACGCTTCAGCAGTCTGATCGCCGGGCTGGGAGTCGCCGGCATTACCATCGGCTTTGCGTTACAGGACGTAGCCAAGAATTTCATCGCCGGTTTGCTGCTGCTCATCCAACAACCCTTCGAAATCGGGGACAACATCGAGGTCGTCAGCTACGGGGGTACGGTGTTGGAAATATCGCTGCGCTCCACCACCCTGCGTACGTGGGACGGACGACACGTAATCATCCCCAACGCGGAAGTTTATCTCAACCCGATCATCAATTTCAGCGCCGCGCCTCGCCGGCGAATCGAGTTCACTGTTGGCGTAGCGCCCGATTCCGATCTGAGTAAGGTCACTCGCGTCGCGCTCGAGACACTTACGGAGAACGTCGCGGGGATCCTGCAGGAACCGGCTCCGCAAATCGTGTTCTCCAATTTTGGGGATTTCACCATCGATTTCACCGCATATTACTGGATCGACACCGGTGAGGCAGGGGTCTTGAAGGCGAAAAACGAGGGGGTTATGGCCATCCAACGAGCTTTCGAGCAGGAAAAAATCGAGATGCCGTTTCCAACCTACGTTACGATTACGCCGAAAGGATAG
- a CDS encoding ammonium transporter produces MQIDTGDTTWVLVSTALVLVMTPALAFFYGGMVRKKNILSTLNLSFIMICLISIQWVIYGYSLAFGSDVGGLVGGLDFLGFNGVGVDPAAIAPTIPHMLFAAFQMMFAIITPALITGAFVERVRFKAFLVFSLLWATLIYDPVAHWVWGPGGILGADGLGALDFAGGTVVHITAGFSALAFALAIGPRKGFGNVSFGPNNIPFSVLGAGLLWMGWFGFNGGSALAADGLAVNALVTTNTAAAAAGFVWMLLSWMDNKPSVLGIVTGAVVGLVAVTPGAGFVTPLGALVIGAVAAPISYYAIKYIKGRTLVDESLDVFACHGLGGFWGALATGLFATTAVNAGGANGLFYGNPSQFFRQLGASLVVIVFAFTVTYVTAKVLDIVMGIRVSRNAEEAGLDISEHAERAYS; encoded by the coding sequence ATGCAAATCGATACAGGAGACACAACATGGGTACTTGTCTCAACAGCGCTGGTGCTGGTGATGACACCCGCGCTCGCTTTTTTCTACGGCGGCATGGTGCGTAAGAAGAACATCCTCTCGACGTTGAACCTGAGTTTCATCATGATCTGCTTGATCAGTATACAGTGGGTGATCTACGGTTACTCGCTGGCTTTTGGCTCCGACGTCGGAGGTCTGGTGGGGGGTCTGGATTTTCTCGGCTTCAATGGTGTTGGGGTTGATCCGGCGGCGATCGCGCCGACCATCCCCCACATGCTTTTTGCCGCCTTTCAGATGATGTTTGCCATCATCACGCCGGCCTTGATCACCGGAGCGTTCGTAGAACGTGTACGTTTTAAGGCTTTCCTCGTGTTTAGCTTGCTATGGGCGACGCTGATTTACGATCCCGTAGCGCACTGGGTTTGGGGGCCGGGTGGCATCCTGGGCGCCGACGGATTGGGCGCGCTGGATTTCGCCGGCGGCACCGTCGTACATATCACGGCCGGTTTCTCGGCGCTCGCTTTCGCATTGGCGATCGGACCACGTAAGGGATTCGGGAACGTCTCGTTCGGCCCGAACAACATCCCCTTCTCGGTGCTTGGCGCCGGGCTGCTGTGGATGGGTTGGTTCGGTTTCAACGGCGGCAGTGCGCTGGCCGCTGACGGATTGGCCGTGAATGCGCTGGTCACCACCAACACCGCAGCCGCCGCGGCGGGTTTTGTGTGGATGCTGCTCAGTTGGATGGACAACAAACCCAGCGTGTTGGGAATCGTCACCGGCGCCGTTGTGGGTCTCGTCGCGGTGACGCCCGGTGCGGGTTTTGTGACCCCTCTGGGAGCGCTGGTCATCGGCGCAGTTGCGGCACCGATCAGTTACTATGCCATCAAATACATCAAGGGCCGTACGCTGGTCGACGAATCCCTGGATGTGTTCGCGTGCCACGGTCTGGGAGGTTTCTGGGGCGCTTTGGCCACCGGATTGTTCGCCACAACGGCTGTGAACGCCGGTGGTGCAAACGGTTTGTTCTACGGCAATCCGAGTCAATTCTTCAGGCAGCTTGGCGCTTCGCTTGTGGTGATCGTGTTCGCCTTCACGGTGACGTACGTAACCGCCAAGGTGCTGGACATCGTGATGGGCATTCGCGTCTCGAGAAACGCGGAGGAAGCCGGGCTCGATATCAGCGAGCACGCAGAGCGCGCATATAGCTAA
- a CDS encoding glycosyltransferase yields MQDLPEDQVHSSDDSTPAPMVSVLMPCFNVDETVDEAMGSLVTQTLTDIEIVAVDDGSGDATADKLADWRRHDARIRVVTIAHAGIIDALNEGLRYCRAALIARMDADDRSHPARLEKQAAYLDAHADIAAVGCLVEHFPAEGVREGFRIYTDWLNSLVSTQAIANAIYIESPLAHPSVMMRRTWVDRVSAYQDRGWPEDYDLWLRMHLDGARFAKVPELLLFWRDHGARLTRTDSRYSVENFLRAKARYLCQGPLAGRDAVIVWGAGQMGRRLSKHLLAEGAALQAFVDIDPRKIGRKRRNRPIIPPEELPACLARYENPVVLAAVGSRGARALIRERLVQMGLEEGVSWWAVA; encoded by the coding sequence ATGCAAGACCTCCCCGAAGATCAAGTTCATTCTTCCGATGATAGCACACCTGCACCGATGGTGTCTGTGTTGATGCCCTGCTTCAACGTGGACGAAACGGTCGACGAAGCCATGGGGTCACTCGTCACCCAGACGCTTACAGACATCGAAATCGTGGCCGTGGACGATGGGTCCGGCGATGCGACCGCCGATAAGTTGGCAGATTGGCGCAGGCACGATGCGCGCATACGCGTTGTGACGATTGCGCATGCGGGGATCATCGACGCGCTGAACGAGGGTTTGCGATACTGCCGGGCAGCGTTGATCGCCCGCATGGACGCCGACGATCGATCCCATCCCGCGCGGCTGGAAAAGCAGGCGGCGTATCTGGATGCCCATGCGGATATCGCTGCGGTCGGCTGCCTGGTTGAACACTTCCCTGCCGAGGGGGTGCGTGAGGGGTTTAGAATTTACACAGACTGGCTCAACAGCCTGGTAAGCACGCAGGCGATCGCCAACGCAATTTATATCGAAAGTCCGCTCGCTCATCCGTCGGTCATGATGCGGCGCACCTGGGTCGATCGTGTGAGCGCGTATCAGGATCGCGGCTGGCCGGAAGATTACGACCTGTGGCTGCGTATGCATCTTGATGGTGCGAGGTTTGCCAAGGTGCCGGAACTGCTGCTTTTCTGGCGGGATCATGGTGCAAGACTGACGCGCACGGATTCTCGCTATTCGGTAGAAAATTTTCTACGCGCCAAAGCGCGCTACCTTTGTCAGGGTCCGTTGGCGGGGCGAGATGCGGTGATCGTCTGGGGCGCAGGACAGATGGGCCGGCGTTTGTCCAAGCATCTGCTCGCCGAAGGGGCGGCGCTGCAGGCATTCGTGGACATCGATCCGCGCAAAATTGGACGCAAACGACGGAATCGGCCGATCATTCCACCTGAGGAACTGCCGGCTTGCCTGGCGCGATACGAGAATCCCGTCGTCCTGGCAGCGGTAGGCTCACGCGGCGCACGCGCTTTGATTCGCGAGCGGTTGGTCCAGATGGGCCTGGAAGAAGGCGTGAGTTGGTGGGCCGTAGCCTGA
- a CDS encoding vitamin K epoxide reductase family protein, translating to MKRAIVSLNLLLSVLFALLLPMTASAQKDANVKAVLFYSPTCPHCHLVISETLPPLWQTYGGSIDIYRSAAATEEEAAEPPFVAFLGEQLSVLYVDVATQEGSEFFTAALDAFDLPETEGYVPTMFIDDLRLVGSGDIPAQLPGLIANGLENGGIDWPALPGIDQILSGLAFETTVLAEATPAAAGAENPEEAAAIDIETGSSVIERFKQDPLANSISVVVLLGMLVSLGFVFTSLRNPHIQRSPVPLHWAILPLLIAGIAVAGYLFYVESSGTEAVCGPVGDCNTVQNSSYAVFLGIIPIGMMGIIGYIAILIAWAMTRIFSDRISDYGLMAIFTMAMFGTLFSIYLTFLEPFVIGASCAWCLASAVLMTAILVMSAKPAAHAYARIRKAITKRN from the coding sequence ATGAAACGCGCGATCGTAAGTCTGAACCTTCTCCTCAGCGTCCTGTTTGCTCTACTGCTGCCCATGACGGCAAGCGCACAAAAAGATGCCAACGTAAAGGCGGTCCTGTTTTACAGTCCCACGTGTCCACACTGTCATCTGGTGATCTCGGAGACTTTGCCTCCGCTGTGGCAAACCTACGGGGGCTCGATCGACATCTATCGATCTGCAGCGGCCACGGAAGAGGAAGCAGCGGAACCGCCGTTTGTTGCGTTTCTGGGCGAACAACTTTCGGTGTTGTACGTGGATGTCGCAACCCAGGAAGGCAGCGAATTCTTTACCGCCGCCCTCGATGCGTTCGACCTCCCGGAAACTGAGGGGTACGTCCCGACGATGTTCATCGACGATCTGCGCCTGGTGGGCAGCGGTGACATTCCCGCTCAACTCCCCGGATTGATCGCAAACGGATTGGAAAATGGCGGAATCGATTGGCCTGCATTACCGGGGATCGATCAGATTCTTTCCGGATTGGCATTCGAAACGACGGTTTTGGCTGAAGCAACACCGGCCGCTGCGGGGGCAGAAAACCCCGAAGAGGCCGCCGCGATCGACATCGAAACGGGAAGCTCCGTAATCGAGCGATTCAAACAAGATCCATTGGCCAACAGCATTTCCGTCGTCGTCCTGCTGGGCATGCTCGTCAGCCTCGGCTTCGTCTTCACCAGTCTGCGCAATCCGCACATCCAACGCAGCCCGGTTCCCCTGCATTGGGCGATCCTTCCGCTGTTGATCGCAGGAATCGCCGTCGCCGGATACCTGTTCTACGTGGAAAGCAGCGGGACGGAGGCCGTCTGCGGGCCGGTCGGAGACTGCAACACCGTACAAAACAGCTCCTATGCGGTATTCCTCGGCATCATTCCCATCGGCATGATGGGCATCATTGGTTACATCGCCATCCTGATCGCGTGGGCAATGACGCGCATTTTCTCAGATCGCATATCCGATTACGGGCTCATGGCCATCTTCACCATGGCCATGTTCGGTACCTTGTTCTCCATCTACCTTACATTCCTGGAGCCCTTCGTAATCGGCGCTTCGTGCGCCTGGTGTTTGGCCTCCGCCGTTCTGATGACGGCGATCCTGGTCATGAGCGCGAAACCAGCAGCGCATGCGTATGCCAGAATCCGCAAAGCGATAACCAAGCGCAACTAG
- a CDS encoding P-II family nitrogen regulator, with amino-acid sequence MTKKIEAIIREEKLDDVKAALQSIGIVGMNVLEIRGHGRQGGLSLAGRSGTYKVDMLPKIQLNIVLSDHNLEKTIEVIRESAVTGEQGDGVIFIYPVDEVVRVRTGERGKEALMYEGDIDTR; translated from the coding sequence ATGACAAAGAAAATCGAAGCGATCATCCGTGAAGAAAAATTGGATGACGTCAAAGCTGCACTGCAATCGATCGGTATCGTCGGCATGAACGTACTCGAAATCCGCGGTCATGGTCGACAAGGCGGACTTTCGCTGGCCGGACGATCCGGTACCTATAAAGTCGACATGCTGCCGAAGATCCAATTGAACATCGTTCTGAGCGACCATAACCTGGAGAAGACCATCGAGGTCATCCGCGAATCCGCAGTCACGGGTGAACAGGGGGATGGTGTCATCTTCATTTATCCGGTGGATGAGGTAGTCCGTGTGCGGACCGGCGAGCGGGGCAAGGAAGCATTGATGTACGAGGGGGATATCGACACTCGCTAG